The following coding sequences are from one Epinephelus fuscoguttatus linkage group LG5, E.fuscoguttatus.final_Chr_v1 window:
- the LOC125888568 gene encoding extracellular calcium-sensing receptor-like, protein MSTKRWPEKGWALLPLLLMAFFSQAEELVCRQRGDPENPQLSKDGDIILGGIFSFHSSWKTRQDNYMHKPLPLKCTSLNFRGFQYAQAMFFAIEEINNRTDLLPGISLGYKIYDVCGSIARGVRVALALANGNEELSAPSEAICSRPAQVQAIIGETSSSPWMAIATVIGPFSIPLISHFATCACLSDKTKYPSFLRTIPSDYYQSRALAQLVKHFGWTWVGAVRTNDDYGNNGMATFTETAQQLGICLEYSVSFFRTDPPDKIQKIIDIIKASTSKVIVAFLSHMDMDVLIHELSHHNLTGYQWVGSEGWISDSQTAAMNRHHVLDGAIGLSIPKAHVSGMREFILDVKPLNSSSNELFTEFWETLFSCKFKHSKSSAENQRECTGHEDLTGVQSSFTDMSLMPIFNNVYKGVYAVAHALHSMFSCNKTCNKMQLDPYTILQHMKKVHFKTKEGEEVYFNENGDPAAKYEIINWQPTENGIVDFVTVGFYDASLPADKQLNLQRKSIIWSQNSQQVPVSVCSEKCPPGTRKVLQKGKPVCCYDCLRCAEGEISNITDSITCVQCHPEFWSNDRRDACVKKEVEFLSYEEIMGALLTAASLLGTCITVVVAFIFFRYRKTPVVRANNSELSFLLLFSLTLCFLCSLTFIGRPSEWSCMLRHTAFGITFVLCTSCVLGKTIVVLMAFRATLPGSNVMKWFGPAQQKLSVLGFTLIQVIICILWLTISPPFPFKNFKEFKDKIILECALGSAVGFWAVLGYIGLLAMFCFILAFLARKLPDNFNEAKFITFSMLIFCAVWITFIPSYVSSPGKFSVAVEIFAILASSFGLLICIFIPKCYIILLKPEKNTKKNMMGKGAPKSF, encoded by the exons ATGTCTACAAAGAGGTGGCCAGAAAAGGGATgggcactcttaccactgttgCTGATGGCATTTTTCTCCCAGGCTGAGGAGCTGGTGTGCAGGCAGAGAGGGGATCCTGAGAACCCCCAGCTATCTAAGGATGGGGatattattttggggggaatCTTCTCTTTTCACAGCAGCTGGAAAACCAGACAGGACAACTACATGCACAAACCACTGCCACTGAAATGCACCAG TTTGAATTTCAGAGGTTTCCAGTATGCCCAAGCTATGTTCTTTGCCATAGAGGAGATTAATAACAGAACAGACCTGCTGCCTGGCATCTCTCTGGGCTACAAGATCTATGATGTCTGTGGCTCTATTGCCAGAGGTGTGAGGGTTGCACTGGCTTTGGCTAATGGTAATGAGGAGTTATCTGCACCCTCAGAGGCAATATGTTCCAGACCTGCCCAGGTGCAGGCCATTATAGGAGagacctcttcctctccttggATGGCTATAGCTACTGTCATTGGACCCTTTAGTATCCCGCTG atCAGCCACTTTGCCACTTGTGCTTGTCTCAGTGATAAAACCAAGTACCCATCCTTCCTCAGGACAATACCCAGTGACTACTACCAGAGCAGAGCCCTGGCACAGTTGGTCAAGCACTTTGGTTGGACTTGGGTTGGAGCTGTGAGAACAAATGATGATTATGGGAACAATGGCATGGCCACATTTACAGAAACAGCCCAGCAGCTGGGCATCTGTCTGGAGTACTCTGTGTCTTTCTTTAGAACAGATCCACCTGACAAAATACAAAAGATAATTGACATTATCAAAGCTTCCACTTCCAAGGTGATTGTTGCTTTCCTCTCCCACATGGATATGGATGTGCTTATACATGAGTTGTCTCATCACAACTTGACTGGGTACCAGTGGGTCGGTAGTGAAGGCTGGATCTCTGATTCCCAAACTGCAGCCATGAATAGGCATCATGTTCTGGATGGTGCCATTGGCCTGTCCATCCCCAAAGCACATGTCAGTGGCATGAGAGAGTTCATATTGGATGTGAAGCCTCTCAATTCATCTAGTAATGAATTGTTTACAGAGTTTTGGGAGACATTATTCAGCTGTAAGTTCAAGCACTCAAAGTCATCAGCAGAGAATCAGAGAGAATGTACTGGACATGAGGATCTGACTGGAGTGCAGAGCAGCTTCACTGATATGTCGCTCATGCCTATCTTTAACAATGTCTATAAAGGAGTGTATGCTGTGGCCCACGCACTTCATAGTATGTTCAGCTGTAATAAAACATGTAACAAGATGCAGCTAGATCCATATACG ATTTTACAGCACATGAAAAAggttcatttcaaaacaaaggaaggagaggaggtttACTTTAATGAGAATGGAGACCCAGCAGCAAAATACGAAATTATAAACTGGCAGCCAACAGAAAATGGCATTGTGGACTTTGTCACAGTTGGTTTCTATGATGCGTCTTTAcctgcagacaaacagctgaATTTACAAAGAAAGTCTATAATTTGGTCACAGAACTCACAACAG gTGCCTGTGTCAGTTTGCAGTGAGAAGTGTCCTCCAGGAACTCGCAAGGTTCTCCAGAAAGGAAAGCCTGTCTGCTGCTATGACTGTTTAAGATGTGCAGAGGGAGAAATAAGCAACATTACAG ATTCTATCACCTGTGTGCAATGCCACCCTGAGTTCTGGTCAAATGACAGAAGAGATGCCTGTGTAAAGAAGGAGGTAGAGTTTCTATCATACGAAGAGATAATGGGAGCACTGCTCACTGCAGCGTCCTTGCTGGGAACATGCATCACTGTTGTTGTGGCATTCATTTTCTTCAGATACAGGAAAACTCCTGTTGTCAGAGCCAACAACTCTGAGCTGAGCTTCCTGCTGCTCTTCTCCTTgactctgtgtttcctgtgttctcTGACCTTCATCGGCCGGCCCTCTGAATGGTCCTGCATGCTGCGACACACAGCATTTGGCATTACCTTTGTCCTCTGTACGTCTTGTGTTCTGGGGAAAACTATAGTGGTGTTAATGGCCTTCAGGGCAACACTTCCTGGTAGTAATGTGATGAAATGGTTTGGGCCTGCACAGCAGAAGCTCAGTGTCCTGGGTTTTACTCTCATACAAGTTATCATATGTATCCTCTGGTTAACAATTTCACCTCCTTTTCCATTCAAGAATTTTAAGGAATTCAAAGACAAAATTATTTTAGAGTGTGCTCTGGGCTCAGCTGTAGGCTTTTGGGCTGTTCTTGGGTACATCGGACTTTTGGCCATGTTCTGTTTTATTCTTGCATTTCTAGCTCGGAAACTGCCTGATAATTTCAATGAGGCCAAATTTATCACTTTTAGCATGCTGATATTCTGTGCAGTATGGATCACCTTTATTCCATCATATGTCAGCTCCCCTGGGAAgttcagtgttgctgtggagatATTTGCTATTCTGGCCTCCAGTTTTGGACTGctcatttgtatatttattcCAAAATGTTATATTATCTTATTGAAACCTGAGAAGAATACAAAAAAGAACATGATGGGGAAGGGGGCACCAAAATCCTTCTGA